Proteins found in one Ptychodera flava strain L36383 chromosome 3, AS_Pfla_20210202, whole genome shotgun sequence genomic segment:
- the LOC139127255 gene encoding uncharacterized protein, producing the protein MSSTQHYSRRGSTDSSGNGSGDKYSDRDCQRIAAETDASIANVRAMGPSAFATGHLPDNKDDEIRPHTDQSWQSASNTPVEKDKPKKNMGNKALIVNHSWGGSIQGGVTDSVHLLTRLLRQMGLSVYCTALTATEAEIKEAKAIGVELIVPSPTRKFKARNDTPDSDWLYHHKHYFTDLKELANVRFVFGIGMVTSEAAFEIERDLFPRAAFYLINLFDSNRVTPIIANCCDSDLDIRLEDLTKEGQDANSVFSVGGSVFRKYKKLYRSATKNIKHFRLSPMVDKNDFQLPSPEALEEDESFQILSVFQEYELGNLKRNSVVVQAMNSMAKSYYKHMKSPPTWKILGVPKRCESELRNRLNLHSKLDVVFARMPSDKGLKDELCQCHLVLVPPSSTHYVNLTLAAMCAAVPVIIPWGSLSHDLIKQCMGHYESWLVVDMDESVALREGIMRFLCKYNVALNKAKKIKEEVWNTVRQELENINETFLKVVKEDAEVIHGVTLQRQQSPEEQQEGRKEDKEKQAVRNESNMSPRKRKSQERDEGDMKVKMTVTEVVPERGRTVQDVEKDFYKSDEVKKKTEEVGQSLDGQHDEMNVKGIGDGSISYTMSCKSIDALECLVVQYENGKLQDLMEDEFLSDELLDKIGAYYLAIDVTIDYEEYLMCRKEIIKIYGLPSETIEQEQDTDKSRSMESQEIDVDNIPTRVNRARDLLKEFEMEGDKVTEAQINTLDKLLQEKAKKRQLDHQQRLQDSAKGK; encoded by the exons ATGTCGAGTACACAACATTACAGTCGAAGGGGAAGTACTGACAGTAGTGGCAATGGAAGTGGCGATAAATACAGTGACCGTGATTGTCAGCGAATTGCTGCTGAGACCGACGCTTCCATTGCAAACGTTCGCGCCATGGGCCCTTCGGCATTCGCAACAGGTCACCTGCCTGACAACAAGGACGACGAAATCAGGCCACATACTGACCAAAGTTGGCAGAGTGCTTCCAACACTCCTGTCGAGAAAGACAAGCCAAA aAAGAATATGGGAAATAAGGCGTTGATAGTCAACCACAGTTGGGGAGGTTCAATCCAGGGAGGAGTGACTGATTCAGTTCACCTCTTAACCCGTCTACTTCGTCAAATGGGTTTATCTGTCTACTGCACCGCCCTCACGGCAACAGAAGCAGAAATCAAGGAAGCCAAAGCAATTGGCGTTGAGCTCATAGTGCCATCACCGActcgaaaattcaaagccagaAATGACACACCTGATTCCGATTGGTTGTATCACCACAAACACTACTTCACAGATTTGAAAGAGTTGGCAAATGTCAGATTCGTTTTTGGAATCGGAATGGTAACATCAGAGGCGGCCTTTGAAATTGAACGAGACCTCTTCCCGAGAGCAGCATTCTACTTGATAAATCTATTTGACAGTAATCGTGTCACCCCTATCATTGCTAATTGCTGTGACTCTGACCTTGACATTCGTTTGGAAGACTTAACAAAAGAAGGACAAGATGCCAACTCTGTCTTTTCTGTTGGAGGAAGTGTCTTCAGAAAGTACAAGAAATTGTACCGCTCGGcaaccaaaaacataaaacactTCAGATTATCACCAATGGTAGATAAAAATGACTTTCAACTTCCTTCTCCAGAAGCCCTCGAGGAGGACGAAAGCTTCCAAATACTGTCCGTGTTCCAAGAATATGAGCTAGGAAATCTTAAAAGGAACAGCGTTGTTGTACAGGCTATGAACTCGATGGCTAAGTCCTATTATAAACACATGAAATCACCACCGACTTGGAAAATTTTAGGAGTTCCAAAGCGATGTGAATCTGAACTTCGAAatcgtttgaatttacattctAAATTAGATGTTGTGTTTGCGCGAATGCCTTCAGACAAAGGACTTAAGGATGAGCTTTGTCAGTGCCACCTTGTTCTTGTTCCTCCATCATCTACACATTATGTCAATTTAACACTAGCAGCAATGTGCGCTGCTGTTCCTGTTATTATCCCCTGGGGTTCTCTTAGCCATGACTTAATTAAGCAATGTATGGGTCACTATGAAAGTTGGCTTGTTGTCGATATGGACGAGTCTGTCGCGTTAAGGGAAGGTATCATGAGATTCCTCTGCAAGTACAATGTCGCCCTCAATAAAGCCAAGAAAATTAAGGAGGAAGTGTGGAATACAGTTAGGCAAGAGCTGGAAAACATCAATGAAACATTCCTTAAAGTGGTGAAAGAAGATGCAGAGGTCATACATGGCGTTACCTTACAAAGACAGCAGTCACCAGAGGAACAGCAAGAGG GTCGTAAAGAGGACAAAGAAAAGCAAGCGGTTAGAAACGAATCGAATATGAGTCCAAGGAAAAGGAAATCGCAAGAACGTGATGAAG GTGACATGAAAGTGAAGATGACAGTGACCGAAGTAGTTCCAGAGAGAGGAAGAACAGTCCAGGATGTTGAGAAGGACTTTTATAAAAGTGATGAAGTCAAGAAGAAGACGGAAGAAGTCGGTCAGTCGCTTGATGGACAACATGATGAGATGAACGTGAAGGGCATTGGGGATGGAAGTATTTCATATACAATGTCCTGTAAGTCGATTGATGCACTAGAATGCCTGGTGGTACAATATGAGAATGGGAAACTACAAGATCTGATGGAAGATGAATTCCTATCAGATGAACTTCTCGATAAAATTGGGGCGTATTACCTCGCGATTGATGTAACCATAGACTATGAGGAGTATTTGATGTGCAGGAAGGAGATAATCAAGATATATG GACTACCTTCTGAGACAATTGAGCAAGAACAAGATACTGACAAAAGTCGATCTATGGAGTCACAGGAGATTGATGTTGACAATATACCCACCAGAGTAAACAGAGCCAGAGACCTTCTGAAAGAATTTGAAATGGAGGGAGACAAGGTGACTGAGGCACAGATAAATACGCTTGACAAGCTTTTGCAAGAAAAGGCAAAGAAACGACAGTTGGATCACCAGCAACGTTTACAGGATTCTGCAAAAGGCAAgtga